In a genomic window of Scheffersomyces stipitis CBS 6054 chromosome 4, complete sequence:
- the POP5 gene encoding RNase P and RNase MRP subunit involved in RNA processing — translation MVRLKQRYILFDILYPPSVESSESAEFSVSESSALLTLHQTSPASINHRTLVHAIRKSIQEHYGDFGAGSAGLSVSIKYFSNKTSTGIIRCGRSTFHTVIGALSLIDSIEGNQLIIRCIHVSGTIKKCEEYSIRRSRDLMRLISKDTTRKKEEYVNSLDLQADEFETVEPDLDMD, via the coding sequence ATGGTCAGGCTCAAGCAAAGATACATACTATTTGACATTCTATATCCGCCCTCGGTTGAATCGTCCGAATCGGCAGAATTTAGCgtttctgaatcttctgCACTTCTCACATTGCATCAGACATCGCCAGCTTCCATAAACCATCGTACACTAGTTCATGCCATTCGTAAGTCGATACAGGAGCACTATGGCGATTTCGGAGCAGGATCGGCGGGTCTTCTGGTTTCTATCAAATATTTCAGCAACAAGACTTCTACAGGCATTATACGATGTGGTAGACTGACTTTTCATACAGTAATAGGTGCGCTTTCATTGATAGACAGTATAGAAGGCAATCAGCTAATAATCCGATGTATCCATGTGAGTGGCACCATCAAGAAATGCGAGGAGTACTCGATACGAAGAAGCCGTGACCTCATGCGGTTGATAAGCAAAGACACGACgagaaagaaggaagagtATGTGAACTCGTTAGACCTACAGGCTGACGAGTTTGAGACCGTTGAACCGGATCTAGATATGGATTGA
- a CDS encoding predicted protein: SANNSGASTPRIDRTDSVVNLTKPSLYGIYNDNSLLNLNSVNDSDYDINQLLKKELETPNSKSQNGGGSPSIAPATLVESKGLSKLPVFIKVIILSLSAFVYNEITKHINYQHFATNELANFPLTVTNVFVFSVLEKLKLGNYFNVDGDFVKLADFFFAVTVQGLIMGLIQPIMDKVLPANFSKRLLSSNPFPHAQTTYSNLFNDLLRASVTFLGISYAIRKIEWSSFLQVSIIWSLMNPGLWLLLDGTLSGFLSSTIVSLAACGIVYFENYVFVNQYYSLQQEDSIAVWLWVCSFFFCGLIIFGKIGRGLFG; this comes from the coding sequence TCGGCCAATAATTCTGGCGCGTCGACTCCGCGAATCGATAGAACTGACTCAGTCGTCAATTTGACCAAGCCTTCGCTCTATGGAATCTACAATGATAACTCGTTGCTTAACTTGAACAGCGTAAATGATTCTGACTACGACATTAACCAGTTGCTAAAGAAGGAGCTTGAAACTCCGAATTCTAAATCCCAAAATGGCGGCGGCTCACCATCCATAGCTCCCGCCACTTTGGTTGAATCGAAGGGCTTATCCAAATTACCCGTATTCATCAAGGTTATCatcttgtctttgtctGCTTTTGTGTACAACGAGATCACGAAACACATCAACTACCaacattttgcaaccaaCGAGTTAGCAAATTTCCCTTTGACAGTCACCAACGTGTTTGTGTTCAgtgttcttgaaaaattgaagttgggCAATTACTTTAACGTGGACGGAGACTTTGTCAAGTTAGctgactttttctttgcCGTAACTGTACAGGGTTTGATCATGGGATTGATCCAGCCCATCATGGATAAAGTGTTGCCTGCAAATTTCtccaagagattgttgTCTTCCAACCCTTTTCCCCATGCCCAGACGACGTACTCCAACTTGTTTAATGACTTGCTTCGTGCCTCTGTCACCTTTTTGGGAATCAGTTATGCTATCCGTAAAATTGAATGGAGTTCCTTCTTACAAGTctccatcatctggtcATTGATGAACCCCGGATTgtggttgttgttggacGGAACGTTGTCCGGTTTTCTTTCCAGCACAATCGTATCCCTTGCAGCTTGTGGAATAGTCTACTTTGAAAACTATGTTTTTGTGAACCAGTACTATTCCTTGCAACAGGAAGATTCCATTGCCGTCTGGTTGTGGGTGTGcagcttctttttctgtGGCTTGATCATCTTTGGCAAGATCGGCAGAGGGTTGTTTGGA
- a CDS encoding RNA pol III initiation factor TFIIIC subunit has protein sequence MSSNVFETNEGAEHVNEANRVVRDAESDDEEEEMEDAMDIERDEQVDALIEGFGIDSDDEDEDDGALFLSSSEDDFGSDGEPIEDDYNEDYNLRDALRSAGNFKVRKKKSTAKSFYRRKVTQSENRDLDPEVRSYMSQANEAFAHNDYQVARNLYLEVVRLDKKNYNAYKTLGEISQHQGKLNQCCSYWFIAANLRPWDSKFWGDVAELSTQLGHTDQALFCYNRAISSEHKKSARFILQRALVYKEIKQFGRALEGFQRVRQQYPTDASIVKNLAAVYVEQKRLNDAINLYMRILDSNIHPNPQNKQKYPKFTWAELNILLELYVQQHSWRVAIKVTRLAARWIQGREKETWWDENDDDSEFDPKRRNEVIDKLTDTAKKAEAKEKPFELPIDIRYKIGILRLGLDQRDEALHHFEFLLDEQSEIPDLLKETGKALEENGYHEEALQFLTRAIFPEDTGEQLELVNLLGKCYLEIGDYSQAKSAYTDLLTQDSKNLDYKLALAEALYHLGEEVDSKKLLVEVSKESHKSLSDVNDELDKSAEESLSLIKSSKFIRSKTAKLTDQEKLEIENHAKRRVLEIYRRMERLEESTINGDEVAISAWMQLASQLVDMFMSVRSFFPRDKNRTFKGIVLYRRKKQMGIDEKLARVYNLYEGITNDENYSRQFLTSKTEYRGLNYDQWFVIFLQYVIYVSKFDHNTEYANEIVEVAMSVSVFVQDKNKEALLRILKLKFGIERSEASSTVTTFVRFFLISNQFSPFVYKFFICCFASGIKFWETFTNYNHQKFFLRQLKAHDSIILNKKITGMATITADLKDTTLPKEHPDLLYVYANLLGGSRSYVSSVVYLNRAYRHYDRDPMICLVLGLAHVHRSMQRLSSNRHIQLLQGISYVLEYRDHRKHNSTSYELQEIEYNFGRLFHMLGLSSLAVNHYNKVLEYHDELSEDPTYDLSVDAAYNLTLIYNINGNTQLARRLMEKYLTV, from the coding sequence ATGTCTTCCAACGTGTTTGAGACCAACGAGGGAGCTGAACATGTCAACGAAGCCAATCGTGTTGTACGAGATGCTGAGTCcgacgacgaagaggaagaaatggaagatGCCATGGATATTGAACGTGATGAACAGGTAGATGCTTTGATAGAAGgttttggaattgactctgatgatgaagacgaagacgatggcgctctttttctttcctCGTCTGAGGATGATTTCGGACTGGACGGCGAgccaattgaagatgactaTAATGAAGACTATAATCTACGTGATGCTTTGAGAAGCGCTGGGAACTTCAAAGtaaggaagaagaagtctacGGCTAAATCATTTTACAGGCGTAAAGTAACTCAGAGTGAAAACAGGGATTTGGATCCGGAGGTTAGGCTGTATATGTCGCAGGCTAACGAAGCATTTGCACACAACGACTATCAAGTTGCTCGCAACCTCTACCTTGAAGTCGTCAGATTAGATAAAAAGAATTACAACGCCTACAAGACATTGGGAGAGATTTCTCAACATCAGGGCAAGTTGAATCAATGCTGTAGCTACTGGTTTATTGCAGCTAACTTGCGGCCCTGGGATAGTAAATTCTGGGGCGATGTAGCTGAACTTAGTACTCAATTGGGTCATACTGACCAAGCGTTATTTTGCTATAATAGGGCCATCTCTTCTGAGCATAAGAAAAGTGCACGATTCATCCTTCAAAGAGCCCTTGTAtacaaggaaatcaagCAATTTGGGCGGGCTTTGGAAGGATTCCAGCGAGTGAGACAGCAATATCCCACTGATGCTTCTATTGTGAAAAACTTAGCTGCGGTGTATGTAGAGCAGAAACGGTTGAACGATGCTATCAATTTGTATATGCGCATTCTCGACAGCAACATCCATCCAAATCCACAGAACAAGCAAAAGTATCCTAAATTCACGTGGGCAGAGTTGAACATTCTCTTGGAGTTGTATGTTCAACAGCATTCGTGGCGTGTTGCAATAAAGGTCACTAGGCTTGCCGCTAGATGGATCCAGGGTCGTGAAAAGGAGACATGGTGGGATGAGAATGACGACGACAGCGAATTCGACCCCAAACGCAGAAATGAGGTTATAGACAAGTTGACCGATACCGCGAAGAAGGCAGAAGCCAAGGAGAAACCCTTTGAGTTGCCCATCGATATCCGCTATAAGATTGGAATCTTACGCCTAGGTTTGGATCAACGAGATGAAGCTTTGCATCATTTCGAGTTCTTGCTAGACGAACAACTGGAGATCCctgacttgttgaaagagACTGGTAAGGCATTGGAAGAGAACGGGTACCATGAGGAAGCCCTTCAATTCTTGACAAGGGCTATTTTTCCAGAAGATACTGGGGAGCAACTTGAACTAGTCAATCTTCTAGGGAAGTGTTATTTAGAAATTGGAGACTACAGTCAAGCCAAGAGTGCCTACACCGACCTTCTTACACAAGATTCGAAGAATTTAGACTACAAGTTGGCTCTAGCTGAAGCCCTCTACcatcttggagaagaagtagattcGAAGAAATTATTAGTAGAAGTCTCAAAGGAGAGCCACAAGCTGCTCCTGGATGTAAATGATGAACTAGATAAGTCTGCTGAAGAGAGTTTGTCATTGATCAAGTCCCTGAAGTTTATCAGATCCAAGACAGCAAAGCTCACAGATCAAGAGAAACTCGAAATAGAAAACCATGCCAAACGAAGAGTGCTAGAGATCTACAGACGTATGGAAAGACTCGAAGAGTCTACTATAAATGGTGATGAAGTAGCCATAAGTGCATGGATGCAATTAGCTTCTCAGTTGGTGGATATGTTCATGAGTGTTCGGAGTTTCTTTCCCCGTGACAAGAATCGTACTTTCAAGGGTATTGTTCTCTATCGTagaaagaagcagatgGGCATTGACGAGAAGTTGGCTAGAGTATACAACTTGTACGAAGGTATAACCAATGACGAGAACTACTCCAGGCAGTTCTTGACTTCCAAGACTGAGTACCGTGGTTTAAACTACGACCAGTGGTTTGTCATTTTCCTTCAGTATGTAATCTATGTGTCGAAGTTCGATCACAACACGGAGTATGCCAAcgaaattgtagaagttgcAATGTCTGTCAGTGTCTTTGTTCAggacaagaacaaggaagCATTGTTGCgaatcttgaagttgaagtttggCATTGAACGCAGCGAGGCTAGTTCCACAGTAACGACATTTGTCAGGTTTTTCCTTATATCCAACCAGTTCTCTCCCTTCGTGTATAAGTTTTTCATCTGTTGCTTTGCCTCGGGAATCAAATTCTGGGAAACGTTCACCAACTACAACCACCAGAAGTTTTTCTTGCGTCAGTTGAAGGCTCACGACTCTATTATCCTCAACAAAAAAATCACAGGCATGGCTACGATCACTGCTGATTTGAAGGATACTACACTTCCTAAAGAGCACCCTGACCTTTTGTATGTGTATGCTAATTTGCTAGGAGGGAGCAGAAGTTATGTCTCCTCAGTTGTGTACTTGAATCGTGCCTATAGGCACTACGACAGAGATCCGATGATTTGCTTGGTGTTGGGACTAGCCCATGTGCACAGGTCTATGCAGAGACTCAGCTCAAACAGACATATCCAACTCTTGCAAGGAATAAGTTATGTGTTGGAATACAGAGATCACCGAAAACACAATTCCACCTCCTATGAGTTGCAGGAGATCGAGTACAACTTTGGAAGACTCTTCCACATGTTGGGGTTGAGCTCGTTGGCCGTTAACCATTACAATAAGGTTTTGGAGTATCATGACGAATTGTCTGAAGATCCAACTTATGATTTGTCTGTTGATGCAGCGTACAACTTGACGTTAATCTACAATATTAATGGTAACACCCAATTGGCAAGACGCTTGATGGAGAAGTATTTGACAGTGTAA